CCTTGCGGCTCTCCTCCGCGACGCTCACCGCGCGGCGCGCCTGCGTGACCTCGATCGTCGCCTTGCGGCGCGCGGCCTCGAGGTTCTGGAGCGCGATCGTCTCCTGCGCGGCGGCGTCGCGCACGTTGCCGTAGCGCACGCCGCCGTCCCAGATCGGGATCGTGAGGACGCCCTGCACGTTCCACGTCGTCGCGGGGGCGAGGGTGTTCTGCACGGTGGAGGTCGCGAGGGAGGAGCGGAGGTCGATCGACGGCGCGAACTGCAGCTTCGCCTCGGTCGTGCCGCGCTGCGCGATCTCGACGCGCTTGTGGAGCGCGGCGACGTCGGGGCGCTGGTCCACCGTCTCGGCGACCTTGCACGAGGAGCGCGCGCTCTGCTCGAGGCCGTTCAGGTCGACGTTCGGCGGCACGCCGGCCTGCTCCGAGAACCCGAGCGCGAGCCCGAGCGCCTCGCGCGCCTGGCGGAGGTTCTCGTCGCCGGTGACGAGCGTCGCGCGCGCGGTCTCCACGTCCTGCCGCGCGCGGACGACGTCGAGGCCGGTGCCGCTCCCGAGGTTCGTCTTCCGCGTCGTCAGCTCCATGCGCTGGAGCGCGTTCTGGAGGCCGACGCGGTTCAGCTCGGCGACGCGCTCGTTCGTCACGACGCCGACGATCGCGTTCGCCACGTTGAGGGCGATCACGCGCTTCGTGTCCTCGTAGCTCATCTGCGCCGCCTCTTCGTTTCGATGCGCGGTGCCGATCATGTACCAGGAGCGCAGGTTGAAGAGCGGCTGCGTGAGGGAGCCGCCGGCGGTGCCGAGGTTCTGGAGCGGGGTCGTGCCCTGGAGCGGGGGAGGGAGGTCCTTCGTGATC
This Labilithrix sp. DNA region includes the following protein-coding sequences:
- a CDS encoding TolC family protein, which encodes DVDDPMLAPVPRARIEVATWEEALQRVKSLSTDLRIQVATIARAEAASRIALGNALTTINAQGSFTHNLITKDLPPPLQGTTPLQNLGTAGGSLTQPLFNLRSWYMIGTAHRNEEAAQMSYEDTKRVIALNVANAIVGVVTNERVAELNRVGLQNALQRMELTTRKTNLGSGTGLDVVRARQDVETARATLVTGDENLRQAREALGLALGFSEQAGVPPNVDLNGLEQSARSSCKVAETVDQRPDVAALHKRVEIAQRGTTEAKLQFAPSIDLRSSLATSTVQNTLAPATTWNVQGVLTIPIWDGGVRYGNVRDAAAQETIALQNLEAARRKATIEVTQARRAVSVAEESRKVAAAARDLAAETDRLTRTSYLEGRGTSLELVAAAQALRQAEIQLAVQDFNLVKARVAAVLALALCPW